The following are encoded in a window of Campylobacter concisus ATCC 51562 genomic DNA:
- a CDS encoding NifS family cysteine desulfurase, with translation MRVYLDNNATTMVDPEAFELMKPYFCEKYGNPNSLHKFGSETHPALRTALDQLYTGLNAKDSDDIVVTSCATESNNWVVKGIYFDKIATGEKKRIVTTAVEHPAILATCKFLEKYGVELTVLDVNNDGIVTPEQLRAVMDENVALVSIMSANNETGMIFPIKKLASIAHEYGALFHTDAVQAVGKIKINVQDLDVDFLSFSAHKFHGPKGVGALFIKNSMPLSSLLHGGEHMGGRRSGTLDVPGIIGMGKALELANKFMDYEHSHVRRLRDKLEDAILQIPDVSVVGKKEQRVPNTILASIKGVEGEAMLWDLNKAGIAASTGSACASETLESNPIMEAIGADKELAHTALRLSLSRFNTEEEIDYAIEHITKAVNRLRGISSTFAYAPEWHKSGL, from the coding sequence TTGAGAGTATATTTAGACAATAACGCTACAACAATGGTTGATCCTGAAGCTTTTGAGCTTATGAAACCATATTTTTGTGAAAAATACGGCAATCCAAATTCACTTCATAAATTTGGCTCTGAAACACATCCAGCTTTAAGAACAGCGCTAGATCAACTCTACACCGGACTAAACGCAAAAGATAGCGATGACATCGTCGTTACCTCATGTGCAACTGAGAGCAACAACTGGGTAGTAAAAGGCATCTACTTTGACAAAATAGCAACTGGCGAGAAAAAGCGTATCGTAACAACCGCAGTTGAGCATCCAGCTATTTTGGCGACTTGTAAATTTTTAGAAAAATATGGCGTAGAGCTTACTGTTTTAGATGTAAATAATGATGGTATAGTCACGCCAGAACAGCTAAGAGCTGTAATGGATGAGAATGTAGCACTTGTTTCTATAATGAGTGCAAATAACGAAACTGGCATGATCTTTCCTATAAAAAAGCTTGCTAGTATCGCTCATGAATATGGGGCTTTATTCCACACGGATGCTGTTCAAGCAGTTGGAAAGATAAAGATAAATGTTCAAGACCTTGACGTTGATTTTTTAAGCTTTTCTGCGCATAAATTTCACGGACCAAAGGGTGTTGGAGCACTATTTATAAAAAATAGTATGCCACTAAGTAGCTTACTTCACGGCGGCGAGCACATGGGTGGACGCAGAAGTGGCACGCTCGATGTTCCTGGCATCATCGGCATGGGTAAAGCACTTGAACTGGCAAATAAATTTATGGATTATGAGCACTCTCATGTTCGCCGTTTACGTGATAAGCTTGAAGATGCAATTTTACAAATTCCTGACGTTAGCGTTGTAGGAAAAAAAGAACAACGTGTGCCAAATACCATTTTGGCTTCTATAAAAGGCGTTGAAGGCGAAGCTATGCTTTGGGATCTAAACAAAGCTGGCATCGCAGCTTCAACTGGCTCAGCATGTGCAAGTGAAACATTAGAGAGTAACCCAATAATGGAGGCCATAGGGGCAGATAAAGAGCTGGCTCATACCGCACTTAGATTATCTCTTTCTAGATTTAATACAGAAGAAGAGATTGATTATGCGATCGAGCATATAACAAAAGCAGTAAA